One window of Halorussus sp. MSC15.2 genomic DNA carries:
- the wecB gene encoding non-hydrolyzing UDP-N-acetylglucosamine 2-epimerase yields the protein MKVLTVVGARPQFVKAAAVSRELRRSHEEVLVHTGQHYDEEMSDVFFDELGIPEPDDNLGVGSDSHGAQTAEMIVGLEERIETEDPDAVLVYGDTNSTLAAAVAASKMDTDLAHVEAGLRSYNREMPEEVNRVLTDHAADFLFAPSRRAVENLREESVPGAVHDTGDVMYDAVLWARDRAEEHSTVLEDLGVEAGEYVLATVHRAGNTDDPEKLAAILDALAEDPREVVLPAHPRTVNRMREYELYEDARERLTLTDPAGYLDFVRLQDCADAVATDSGGVQKEAFFLDTPCVTMREETEWLETVEAGWNALVGADPERIRRALANADPPSEKPRPYGDGDAAARITTLLDDA from the coding sequence ATGAAGGTTCTGACCGTGGTCGGCGCGAGACCCCAGTTCGTCAAGGCCGCCGCGGTGTCCCGCGAACTCCGCCGGAGTCACGAGGAGGTGCTGGTCCACACGGGCCAACACTACGACGAGGAGATGTCGGACGTGTTCTTCGACGAGTTGGGCATCCCGGAACCCGACGACAACCTCGGCGTGGGGTCGGACAGCCACGGCGCGCAGACCGCCGAGATGATAGTCGGTCTCGAAGAGCGAATCGAGACCGAGGACCCAGACGCGGTGCTGGTCTACGGTGACACTAACTCCACGCTGGCGGCGGCGGTAGCGGCGTCGAAGATGGACACCGACCTCGCCCACGTCGAGGCCGGACTCCGGAGCTACAACCGCGAGATGCCCGAGGAGGTCAATCGGGTGCTGACCGACCACGCCGCCGACTTCCTGTTCGCGCCCTCCCGGCGCGCGGTCGAGAACCTCCGCGAGGAGTCGGTCCCGGGCGCGGTCCACGACACCGGCGACGTGATGTACGACGCCGTCCTCTGGGCGCGCGACCGGGCCGAGGAACACTCGACGGTGCTGGAGGACCTCGGCGTGGAGGCGGGCGAGTACGTGCTGGCGACGGTCCACCGCGCGGGCAACACCGACGACCCCGAGAAACTCGCGGCCATCCTCGACGCGCTGGCCGAGGACCCCCGGGAGGTCGTCCTGCCCGCACATCCCCGCACGGTAAACCGTATGCGGGAATACGAACTCTACGAGGACGCCCGGGAGCGACTGACCCTGACCGACCCGGCGGGCTACCTCGACTTCGTGCGCCTGCAGGACTGCGCCGACGCGGTGGCGACCGACTCCGGCGGCGTCCAGAAGGAAGCGTTCTTCCTCGACACGCCCTGCGTGACGATGCGCGAGGAGACCGAGTGGCTCGAGACGGTCGAAGCCGGGTGGAACGCGCTGGTCGGCGCGGACCCGGAGCGCATCCGCCGCGCGCTGGCGAACGCCGACCCGCCGTCCGAGAAGCCCCGACCTTACGGCGACGGCGACGCCGCGGCCCGAATCACTACCCTGTTGGACGATGCCTAA
- a CDS encoding polysaccharide deacetylase family protein: protein MPNPDDSGADPRRTGPEDDPHVAGVPSAVADAEFALLLTHDVDRPYKTVQSVYHAVEHRDPRQLTGLLPGENPWWQFEEITDLEASLGVRSAFYFLREQHVLERSPSDWLDPFYWVEHLGRYDIETPEMLALLDRLRDGGWEVGLHGSYDSYDDRDRLRMEKTGLEAALGEEVVGGRQHHLNRGPETWDHHRALGLRYDASLGSSEEYGFDHGYLPLRPFDDEFVVFPLTVMECALPDPGEDFAAAWSECERLLAEAADEGAVMSALWHPRLFNQTDFPGYRRLYRRLVERALEMGAWVGPPADYYDRMAHPVDGEARTAAEAVGTDDSETQRAETDDPSTAATGRAENRHRGRLHTEQVDDNKVKSGANTESTG, encoded by the coding sequence ATGCCTAACCCCGACGATTCGGGCGCGGACCCGCGACGGACCGGACCGGAAGACGACCCTCACGTCGCCGGCGTCCCGTCGGCGGTCGCCGACGCCGAGTTCGCGCTGCTGCTGACTCACGACGTGGACCGACCGTACAAGACGGTCCAGTCGGTGTACCACGCCGTCGAACACCGCGACCCCCGCCAACTGACTGGACTGCTGCCCGGCGAGAACCCGTGGTGGCAGTTCGAGGAAATCACGGACCTCGAAGCGTCGCTGGGCGTCCGCTCGGCGTTCTACTTCCTGCGCGAGCAGCACGTCCTCGAACGCTCGCCGAGCGACTGGCTGGACCCCTTCTACTGGGTCGAGCATCTGGGTCGGTACGACATCGAGACGCCCGAGATGCTCGCCCTGCTCGACCGCCTCCGGGACGGCGGGTGGGAGGTCGGTCTCCACGGTTCCTACGACTCGTACGACGACAGGGACCGCCTTCGGATGGAGAAGACCGGACTGGAGGCCGCGCTCGGCGAAGAGGTTGTCGGGGGTCGCCAGCACCACCTCAATCGCGGGCCGGAGACGTGGGACCACCACCGCGCGCTCGGCCTGCGGTACGACGCCAGCCTCGGGTCGAGCGAGGAGTACGGGTTCGACCACGGCTACCTGCCGCTCCGGCCGTTCGACGACGAGTTCGTGGTGTTCCCGCTGACCGTCATGGAGTGCGCGCTTCCGGACCCCGGCGAAGACTTCGCGGCGGCGTGGTCCGAGTGCGAGCGACTGCTGGCGGAGGCCGCCGACGAGGGCGCGGTGATGTCGGCGCTGTGGCACCCTCGACTGTTCAATCAGACCGACTTCCCGGGGTATCGGCGTCTCTACCGGCGCCTCGTCGAGCGAGCGCTGGAGATGGGCGCGTGGGTCGGCCCGCCCGCCGACTACTACGACCGGATGGCCCACCCCGTGGACGGCGAGGCGCGAACCGCGGCCGAAGCGGTCGGGACCGACGACTCGGAAACCCAGAGAGCGGAGACGGACGACCCGAGTACCGCCGCGACCGGCCGCGCCGAAAACCGCCACAGGGGACGCCTACACACCGAACAGGTGGACGATAACAAAGTGAAAAGCGGTGCTAACACGGAGTCAACAGGATGA
- a CDS encoding Gfo/Idh/MocA family protein — protein sequence MNVERNPTNAAVVGVGNMGRHHARVYSELPNVNLVGVFDVDDEQAREVAEDHGTRAMDMDALLDAADVASIAVPTQFHADIASDCIDHGVDVLVEKPFVDDPAVGRQLIERADDAGVTIQVGHIERFNPAIRALADIVADLDVIAVEAHRLGPPPEDRGVDESAVLDLMIHDVDVVLAMLGEAPENVTANGVKNNQYATASLEFGDGTVASLTASRVTQQRVRKLSITAESCRVNVDYIDRSVEIHRHSLPEYIEDNGDVRYRHESIVERPTVETGEPLKNQLESFVAAATSDADPVVSGEDGLRVLEVVRRIDDIAADERRPAEVSAR from the coding sequence ATGAACGTTGAACGCAACCCGACGAACGCCGCGGTCGTGGGCGTCGGAAACATGGGCCGCCACCACGCGCGAGTGTACAGCGAACTGCCGAACGTGAATCTGGTCGGCGTCTTCGACGTGGACGACGAGCAGGCCCGGGAAGTCGCCGAGGACCACGGCACGCGCGCGATGGACATGGACGCGCTCCTCGACGCCGCCGACGTGGCCTCCATCGCTGTCCCGACCCAGTTCCACGCCGACATCGCGAGCGACTGCATCGACCACGGCGTGGACGTGCTAGTCGAGAAACCGTTCGTGGACGACCCCGCGGTCGGCCGCCAACTGATAGAGCGCGCCGACGACGCTGGCGTGACGATACAGGTCGGCCACATCGAGCGGTTCAACCCCGCGATTCGGGCGCTGGCCGACATCGTGGCCGACCTCGACGTCATCGCGGTCGAAGCCCACCGACTCGGACCGCCGCCGGAGGACCGAGGGGTGGACGAGAGCGCGGTGCTGGACCTGATGATTCACGACGTGGACGTGGTGCTGGCGATGCTCGGGGAGGCCCCCGAAAACGTCACCGCGAACGGGGTCAAGAACAACCAGTACGCCACCGCGTCCCTCGAGTTCGGCGACGGGACCGTCGCCTCGCTCACCGCGAGCAGGGTGACCCAACAGCGGGTCCGCAAACTCTCGATAACCGCCGAGAGCTGTCGGGTGAACGTCGATTACATCGACCGGTCGGTCGAGATTCACCGCCACTCGCTGCCCGAGTACATCGAGGACAACGGCGACGTGCGCTACCGCCACGAGAGCATCGTGGAGCGCCCGACCGTCGAGACGGGCGAACCGCTCAAGAACCAACTGGAGTCGTTCGTCGCCGCGGCCACCTCGGACGCCGACCCGGTGGTCTCGGGCGAGGACGGCCTGCGCGTCCTCGAAGTGGTGCGGCGCATCGACGACATCGCGGCCGACGAGCGACGGCCCGCGGAGGTGAGCGCCCGGTGA
- a CDS encoding nucleotide sugar dehydrogenase, whose amino-acid sequence MSLQEVVHLYDSDLPESDQREAFRSGRVPVAVYGLGKMGLPLAAVYADVSGNVVGADVDPEVVETVNDGACHVKREPGLPELVAETVREGAFEATDDPAEAADRAALHVVIVPTPITDDHEADLSILQSVAEDVGSGLDPGDLVVVECTVPPRTCEDLLEPMLAEAAGHDEFGLAFCPERTASGRALEDIRGAYPKVVGGADDESTRVAALVYGEITDNDVLAVSDATTAEAVKVFEGLYRDVNIALANELATLTDELGIDVNEAIETANTQPFCEIHTPGPGVGGHCIPYYPYFVINGFDTEARLLETAREVNDSMPRFTVETLTRELDAEGVSPEDATVGVLGLTYRPGVEETRATPAGPIAERLADLGAEVVAVDPMLDDAEGFAAEMISQDEIYDRGLDAVVLVTPHEEFDDISWGRFDPLVVVDGRQTLELDGTDHRVYTIGSGESMETNSNATDGRIDAADREEGRR is encoded by the coding sequence GTGAGCCTGCAGGAGGTCGTCCACCTGTACGACAGCGACCTGCCCGAGTCCGACCAGCGCGAGGCGTTCCGCTCCGGGCGGGTCCCGGTCGCGGTGTACGGTCTCGGCAAGATGGGACTCCCCCTCGCCGCGGTGTACGCCGACGTGTCGGGCAACGTCGTCGGCGCAGACGTGGACCCCGAGGTGGTCGAGACCGTCAACGACGGAGCGTGCCACGTCAAGCGCGAACCCGGCCTGCCCGAACTGGTCGCCGAAACGGTCCGAGAGGGCGCGTTCGAGGCCACCGACGACCCCGCGGAAGCGGCGGACCGCGCGGCGCTGCACGTCGTCATCGTGCCGACGCCCATCACAGACGACCACGAGGCCGACCTCTCCATCCTGCAGTCGGTGGCCGAAGACGTCGGGTCGGGACTCGACCCCGGCGACCTCGTCGTCGTGGAGTGTACGGTACCGCCCCGGACCTGCGAGGACCTTCTCGAACCGATGCTCGCCGAGGCGGCGGGCCACGACGAGTTCGGTCTCGCGTTCTGCCCGGAGCGGACCGCCAGCGGGCGGGCGCTCGAAGACATCCGCGGCGCGTACCCGAAGGTGGTCGGCGGCGCGGACGACGAGAGCACCCGAGTCGCGGCGTTGGTCTACGGCGAAATCACGGACAACGACGTGCTCGCGGTCTCGGACGCCACGACCGCGGAGGCCGTCAAGGTGTTCGAGGGTCTCTACCGGGACGTGAACATCGCGCTGGCCAACGAGTTGGCGACGCTGACCGACGAACTGGGCATCGACGTGAACGAGGCCATCGAGACGGCCAACACCCAACCGTTCTGCGAGATTCACACGCCCGGTCCCGGCGTCGGGGGTCACTGCATCCCCTACTACCCCTACTTCGTCATCAACGGGTTCGACACCGAGGCCAGACTGCTGGAGACCGCCCGCGAGGTCAACGACTCGATGCCACGGTTCACGGTCGAGACGCTGACCCGCGAACTCGACGCCGAGGGCGTCTCGCCGGAGGACGCCACGGTCGGGGTACTGGGGTTGACCTACCGGCCCGGCGTCGAGGAGACCCGCGCCACGCCCGCCGGTCCAATCGCCGAGCGACTCGCGGACCTCGGCGCGGAGGTCGTCGCGGTGGACCCCATGCTGGACGACGCCGAGGGGTTCGCCGCCGAAATGATATCGCAGGATGAGATTTACGACCGCGGACTCGACGCGGTCGTGCTCGTGACGCCCCACGAGGAGTTCGACGACATCTCGTGGGGTCGGTTCGACCCGCTGGTGGTCGTGGACGGCCGCCAGACGCTCGAACTCGACGGGACCGACCACCGAGTGTACACAATCGGGAGCGGAGAATCAATGGAAACGAACTCGAACGCGACGGACGGACGTATCGACGCGGCCGACCGCGAGGAGGGCCGACGATGA